In the genome of Microbacterium saperdae, one region contains:
- a CDS encoding sulfurtransferase produces MAIEFDSSSPKFAEYSEPGRLVTTEWLAARLDTPGLVVVESDEDVLLYETGHIPGAVKVDWHTELNDPVVRDYVDGEGFAELLSRKGIARDDTVVIYGDKNNWWAAYALWVFSLFGHEDVRLLDGGRDRWIAEGRELTREATVRPATEYPIVERDDSVIRAYKEDVLSHIGNPLIDVRSPEEYSGERTTAPAYPEEGTLRAGHIPTAQSVPWAKAVAEDGGFKSRAELDAIYRDGAGLADGDDVVAYCRIGERSSHTWFVLKHLLGFENVRNYDGSWTEWGSAVRVPIVTGSEPGSL; encoded by the coding sequence ATGGCCATCGAGTTCGATTCCTCCTCCCCCAAGTTCGCCGAGTACTCCGAGCCGGGACGTCTGGTGACCACCGAGTGGCTCGCGGCGCGCCTCGACACCCCGGGACTGGTGGTCGTCGAGTCCGACGAAGACGTCCTCCTCTACGAGACCGGCCACATCCCCGGCGCGGTGAAGGTCGACTGGCACACCGAGCTCAACGACCCGGTGGTGCGCGACTACGTCGACGGCGAAGGATTCGCGGAGCTGCTGAGCCGTAAGGGCATCGCGCGCGACGACACGGTCGTGATCTACGGCGACAAGAACAACTGGTGGGCCGCATACGCGCTGTGGGTCTTCTCGCTGTTCGGGCATGAGGACGTCCGTCTGCTCGACGGCGGCCGCGACCGCTGGATCGCGGAAGGCCGCGAACTGACCCGCGAGGCGACCGTTCGCCCGGCGACCGAGTACCCGATCGTGGAACGAGACGACTCGGTCATCCGCGCATACAAGGAGGACGTCCTCTCCCACATCGGCAACCCGTTGATCGACGTCCGCTCCCCCGAGGAATACAGCGGTGAGCGCACGACGGCTCCCGCCTACCCGGAAGAGGGCACGCTGCGCGCCGGCCACATCCCCACGGCCCAGAGCGTGCCGTGGGCGAAGGCGGTAGCGGAGGACGGAGGATTCAAGTCTCGCGCCGAGCTCGATGCCATCTACCGCGACGGCGCCGGCCTCGCCGATGGAGACGACGTCGTGGCGTACTGCCGCATCGGCGAACGCTCCAGCCACACGTGGTTCGTGCTCAAGCACCTGCTCGGATTCGAGAACGTACGCAACTACGACGGATCCTGGACGGAGTGGGGCAGCGCCGTGCGCGTCCCCATCGTCACCGGCAGCGAGCCGGGCTCGCTCTGA